In Quercus robur chromosome 11, dhQueRobu3.1, whole genome shotgun sequence, the sequence AATAACTGATAGATGAGTGGAgctactaaaaaagaaaaggctacCATCGGATCAGTGTCACTAGAGTGAGTCGTCGTGGATGTCAGCTACAAAGCGTGGTAATATGTTATGATCCTAATGTCCCACATGAATTAAAAGTAAGTTTAACCATATGTTTATTAGTTTTTGGGCATTCTCTCCTTGCAAGCTGATTTTCAAAGGAGAATTCTTTCCATGAGTTTGCAACATAAAATAACCACCCAAATAAGTTCTTTGTTCTTGTATataatagatttgaatttttgattGCCAGCCATATGCTATGTTGCCACtatgattcaaaaaaaaaaaaaaaaaaaaaatggtaacatCCAAGTTTCAATGTAAGTTAAATAGCATATATACCAGCATGTTCCAttacattaaaacaaaattggtgGTGTGGAGAGCCTGTCCTTGAAATTCAGTCACTCTTTAGCCACCTGAGGTCAGTAACGGAAATGCCCCATGCAGATTCcgataagagaaagaaaaatccaaAGCAATACTCAGTACAAACACTTAGCAATTACCACGACATTACATATAGGACAAATATCAACCATgaccaacctttttttttggtaaactaccATGACCAACCTTAGTTAAacctaataatatataattatatgtaataattattacgaataattaaattcaaatctcTAATTCTTGAATTTCCATATTCTAAGAAAGAGGAGCCCTCTGAGGAGCTCCCTTTCTCCTGCTACTGAGATTGAGAACAAGCCCGGGGAGGAATCCGcgtcccttcttcttcttcttcaccacctcAGGTTCACATGAAATTACTGAATTGCTCGTGGCCTCATTGGAGCACGATGAACCTCTATATTGCAATGGCTCCTCTAGGACGATGGAGGTTGTGGTAATTTGGCCATCATCATCAATGATCTCTGAGCCGTCCATTCGTAATCCCTCAAATTGTGAAATTGCAAAGTCGGATTCATCAAATTTGTGTAGAATGCCAGATAAATCGTCACCTTGGTACACCATGTGATCAACCTGCATTTGTTGTATTATCAATTTATGTAttatatattgataaattattagTTGTCCCTaaagttaaaaacttaaaaaaaattatgaatatttaaccataattttaaactatttgatgaaaattcaaattacattttaatattttatgtgcaGTTTCGCCCATGTATGTCAAGAGGTAAAGAATAGAATCACTTGATATGAGTTTCTTaggttctaaaattttattattattatatatacagCCAATAGCAACATAGGAAaaggcataaaaaaaaagggcacaATCCATTTGAGATTTTCTCTTGCAAACCCCTAGATGGGATATTTGTTGATTTCGGCACAGAAAAGTTTTTTCCTAGAAGTGAAAACAAACATAACCTACAATGTATCTTTGACTAAGTATTTAGAATGCACTTTGTCAGAATATAAAACGCTTCAAATAAGGTAAACAATTAAGAAGGgagaagaggaaaccgaaatgGACCTTGCATGAGAGTGAACAGAAGTGGAATGGCTCTTGGAGAATCCTGTCACAAGTCAAGCATATGTTGGCAGAGCCTTTGCAAGACCTAGACTGTGGCCTCTGATTCAAGAATATCACCTTGGCACTATTTATAGTATAGGGCTGCCAAACAAGGAAGAAATCAACATCATCATgttattctaaaaataaaatcacattattaaaattttattatattactgAATTTCTAAAACACACTTGCTCATTCAATTTAGAAAAACCTGAATAAAAGAGCAGTCAATGAGCTTTTCAAGATCTCCCAATCGAACTACATCATGATAAACATATCGTCTCACCTGTCACATGGAATCATATTTAACAACAATGAGATCATGTTAGAGCTACTAAATTTAGTCACATTGAAGTGCGTGATtgtattagaataatattagaaatttaaattcataatttcttAACCGTTTAAATATTTGgaataattgataatttattaattatggtGAGTTTGGTTTAGCTTCTGAATTCTATCAAACGCATTAAATTATGTTTTGTAATtgcaaacataattttttgccCAAAACATAATAACCAAACGGGTACTAATTAAGTAATTGTAAACAGAGACTATAGTGACCCAGTCAATAATTATCAAGTGCATAGCAATATATAGCACAGTTCATCtaaattaagttaaaaaaagaaaaagaaaaaagtttaattaaaattatgctAGAGAatctagctagctagctagggGGATCTGAAATTTTTAGGTGGAAAGGTAGGCAGCCAACCATTCTTAAGGAAAAATGAATGAAGTGAGTACGGTGAATACATTATGGAAGTGGGGTTcttaaagaaaatgacaaataataaaatgaaatgcgAAAAATGGGGTCAAACTTTCGCTTTCATTGAAAGCAACAGCTGAGGGAACtttgcaggaaaaaaaaaggaaaaaaaagaaatcttccATATATAGGAAAGAAACCAAATCCAGAAAGTGGGAATCAAGGAAGACATGGTGAACCATTTCTAGAATACTTTCTACATTAGAAAAACACAGTAAATTGAACAGCACAAAATGTATCAGACAATCTTGGATGGATCACAAGAATTAgcaaaaaatacaattaaaagaaatataaacagtcaagaattttttttttattagagataaAATATTGAATCTAATTTAGTATATGAACAACGGAGGAACATCTCATCACAGTGtgtatattttgatttaaaaaaaaaacagtagcaaggaatttaagagaatctatCAAGGAATTCTGTAAGAATTGTGGGTTCCTTAAAGA encodes:
- the LOC126706987 gene encoding protein RGF1 INDUCIBLE TRANSCRIPTION FACTOR 1, with product MRDMVRESYSSEMEVVVGVNNMNMNMNMKPAWLEGLMAETFFGGCGVHENRRKNEKNVFCLNCCLSICPHCLPSHASHPLLQVRRYVYHDVVRLGDLEKLIDCSFIQPYTINSAKVIFLNQRPQSRSCKGSANICLTCDRILQEPFHFCSLSCKVDHMVYQGDDLSGILHKFDESDFAISQFEGLRMDGSEIIDDDGQITTTSIVLEEPLQYRGSSCSNEATSNSVISCEPEVVKKKKKGRGFLPGLVLNLSSRRKGAPQRAPLS